In Hymenobacter sp. DG01, one genomic interval encodes:
- a CDS encoding efflux RND transporter permease subunit, with protein sequence MKWIIESALRLRLVVVILFGVLLAAGLQVVRNTPLDVFPEFAPPYVEVQTEAPGLSTAEVEALVSVPLENALNGTPEVKKIRSKSVLGLSSVVLYFPQGTDINNARQAVQERLARVAPTLPGVARPPVMLSPLSSTSRVLKIGVSSDSLTQVEMTTLARWSIRPRLMAVPGVANVAIWGQRDRQLQVLVNPEQLRTLGLTLAEVEKAAADATALAGGGFIDSPNQRLAVSQSSAIQSAADLAQMPVTFRNGVSLKLGEVAQVVEGFPAPIGDAVINDGAGLLLIVEKQPGANTLAVTQQVEAALNAMRPGLKGLEIDSTIFRPATFIEMSLSNLNKSLLIGCVLVVLVLLFFLYEWRTALISALALPTSLIAAALALRYSGKTIDTMVLAGLIIALGEVVDDAIIDVENIMRRLRLNHEAGSPKTAFAVVYEASMEVRSAVIYGSVIVALVLLPIFLLPGLSGAFFQPLAFAYVLAILASLFVALTLTPALALILLPKAAEKKSKDAPVVAWLKRHYARILPTLLARPKRVAWSLTAAAVISMLTLPFFGQEFLPNFKEYDFLMHWVEKPGTSLQAMSRITVRASKELRAIPGVRNFGAHIGRAEVADEVVGPNFTELWISVDPKVDYEATVAKIQTVVDGYPGLYRDLLTYLRERIKEVLTGTSATIVVRIFGPDLDQLYTKAKEVGSKLEGVEGVVDLKVQQQTLVPQIQVKMKPEAAARFGLNPGTVLQAISTVVKGRKVGEIYQEQKIFDVAVWGQPAMRADFGAVRELLIGLPGGGAVPLREVADVRIVPTPNEITREASSRRIDVTLNVRGRDLGSVARDVQAQVDGVAFGAGYHPEILGEYAERQASQNRMALLVCLSLIGIFLVLYTDFGTVRLAVLGILSLFFAVSGCLLAAFLTGGVLSLGSIVGFITVLGVAARNSIMLVSHYRHLEVEEGMPFGKELIIRGSLERISPIIMTALTSVLALLPIILAGNEPGSEIEHPMSVVILGGVITSTVLNLLGMPALYWAFGRKAGAEPARAEPAVA encoded by the coding sequence ATGAAGTGGATAATAGAATCGGCGCTGCGACTACGGCTGGTGGTAGTCATCCTGTTTGGCGTATTGCTGGCAGCAGGGCTGCAGGTGGTGCGTAACACCCCGTTGGATGTGTTTCCGGAGTTTGCGCCGCCTTACGTGGAAGTGCAGACCGAAGCCCCCGGCCTGAGCACCGCCGAGGTGGAAGCCCTGGTGAGCGTGCCGCTGGAAAACGCCCTGAACGGCACGCCCGAGGTCAAGAAAATCCGCTCCAAATCGGTGCTGGGCCTCTCGTCGGTGGTGCTGTACTTCCCTCAAGGCACCGACATCAACAACGCCCGGCAGGCGGTGCAGGAGCGGCTGGCACGGGTGGCCCCTACCCTGCCCGGCGTAGCCCGGCCTCCGGTGATGCTTTCACCCTTGTCCTCGACGAGCCGGGTGCTGAAAATTGGGGTGTCGTCAGATAGTCTGACCCAGGTGGAGATGACCACGCTGGCCCGCTGGAGCATCCGCCCCCGCCTGATGGCCGTGCCCGGCGTGGCCAACGTAGCCATCTGGGGGCAGCGCGACCGGCAGTTGCAGGTGCTGGTGAACCCCGAGCAGCTGCGCACCCTGGGTCTGACCTTGGCCGAAGTAGAAAAGGCGGCGGCCGACGCTACCGCGCTGGCCGGCGGCGGTTTTATCGATTCGCCCAACCAGCGCCTGGCCGTGTCGCAAAGCTCGGCCATCCAGTCCGCTGCTGACCTAGCCCAGATGCCCGTCACGTTCCGCAACGGCGTGAGCCTGAAGCTGGGCGAAGTGGCGCAGGTGGTCGAGGGCTTTCCCGCCCCCATCGGCGACGCCGTAATTAACGACGGGGCCGGCCTGCTGCTCATCGTGGAAAAGCAGCCGGGAGCCAACACCCTGGCCGTGACCCAGCAGGTGGAAGCCGCGCTAAATGCCATGCGTCCCGGTTTGAAGGGGCTGGAAATCGACTCGACCATCTTCCGGCCGGCGACCTTTATTGAAATGTCGCTCAGCAACCTGAACAAGTCCCTGCTCATCGGCTGCGTACTGGTGGTGCTGGTGCTGCTGTTTTTTCTGTACGAGTGGCGCACGGCCCTCATCAGTGCGCTGGCGTTGCCCACCTCGCTCATCGCGGCGGCGTTAGCGTTACGCTACTCCGGCAAAACCATCGACACGATGGTGCTGGCCGGCCTCATCATTGCCCTGGGCGAAGTCGTGGACGACGCCATTATCGACGTGGAAAACATCATGCGCCGCCTGCGGCTGAATCACGAGGCCGGCTCGCCTAAAACGGCCTTTGCGGTGGTGTACGAGGCCAGCATGGAGGTACGCTCGGCCGTGATTTACGGCTCGGTTATCGTGGCGCTGGTGCTGCTGCCCATTTTCCTGCTGCCGGGCTTGTCGGGGGCGTTTTTCCAGCCGCTGGCCTTTGCCTACGTGCTGGCCATTCTGGCCTCGCTGTTTGTGGCCCTGACCCTGACGCCGGCCCTGGCCCTGATTCTGCTGCCTAAGGCGGCGGAGAAAAAGTCGAAAGATGCGCCGGTGGTGGCCTGGCTCAAACGGCACTACGCCCGCATCTTGCCCACCCTGCTGGCCCGGCCCAAGCGCGTGGCCTGGTCGCTGACGGCAGCCGCGGTTATCTCCATGCTCACGCTGCCGTTTTTCGGCCAGGAGTTTCTGCCCAACTTCAAGGAGTACGATTTTCTCATGCACTGGGTAGAGAAGCCCGGCACCTCGCTGCAGGCCATGTCGCGCATCACGGTGCGGGCCAGCAAGGAGCTGCGCGCCATTCCCGGCGTGCGCAACTTCGGGGCCCACATCGGCCGGGCGGAAGTAGCCGACGAGGTGGTGGGTCCCAACTTTACCGAATTGTGGATTTCCGTCGACCCCAAGGTGGACTATGAGGCCACCGTGGCCAAAATCCAGACGGTGGTCGACGGCTACCCCGGCCTGTACCGCGACCTATTGACCTACCTGCGCGAGCGCATCAAGGAAGTGCTGACCGGTACCTCGGCCACCATCGTGGTGCGCATCTTCGGCCCCGACCTCGACCAGCTTTACACCAAGGCCAAGGAAGTGGGCAGCAAGCTCGAAGGCGTAGAGGGCGTGGTGGACCTCAAAGTGCAGCAGCAGACGCTCGTGCCCCAGATTCAGGTGAAGATGAAGCCCGAAGCCGCGGCCCGATTCGGTCTGAATCCCGGCACGGTGCTGCAGGCCATCAGCACCGTGGTGAAGGGCCGGAAGGTGGGCGAAATCTACCAGGAGCAAAAGATTTTCGACGTAGCCGTGTGGGGCCAGCCAGCCATGCGCGCCGACTTCGGGGCCGTGCGCGAGCTGCTCATCGGCCTGCCTGGTGGCGGGGCCGTGCCCCTACGCGAGGTGGCCGACGTGCGCATCGTGCCCACGCCCAACGAAATTACCCGCGAGGCCTCGTCGCGCCGCATCGACGTAACGCTCAACGTGCGGGGCCGCGACCTGGGCTCGGTGGCCCGCGACGTGCAGGCGCAGGTGGACGGCGTGGCCTTCGGCGCCGGCTACCACCCCGAAATCCTGGGCGAGTACGCCGAGCGACAGGCCTCGCAGAACCGCATGGCCCTGCTGGTCTGCCTCTCGCTCATCGGTATCTTCCTGGTACTCTACACCGACTTCGGCACCGTGCGCCTGGCCGTACTGGGGATTCTGAGCTTATTCTTCGCCGTGTCGGGCTGTTTGCTGGCGGCGTTTCTCACCGGCGGGGTGCTCTCGCTGGGCTCCATCGTGGGGTTTATTACGGTACTGGGCGTGGCGGCCCGCAACAGCATCATGCTCGTGAGCCACTACCGCCATCTGGAAGTGGAGGAAGGCATGCCATTCGGTAAGGAACTGATTATCCGCGGCTCATTGGAGCGGATATCGCCCATTATCATGACGGCCCTGACCTCAGTGCTGGCCCTGCTGCCCATCATCTTGGCCGGCAACGAGCCGGGCTCTGAAATCGAGCACCCCATGTCGGTGGTTATTCTCGGGGGCGTCATCACCTCCACGGTGCTTAACCTGCTGGGCATGCCCGCGCTGTATTGGGCTTTCGGCCGCAAGGCCGGAGCGGAACCAGCGCGGGCAGAACCAGCCGTCGCCTAG
- a CDS encoding efflux RND transporter periplasmic adaptor subunit, protein MYFPKFTFSLLAASRCLALSGLLCGAVACGKAEKPKAVSPSEVANPVKESDLTTVTITADAEKRLGIKTVAVKTDNVQATREVGGEIQAVPGQAVTIVAPVQGTLRGGASLTAGQRVRQGQTLYQLVALPAERDLLTLDQGTTQARTQLQVAQARLQRAEALLADRAGSVRARDDARADVALAQRALADARARQGALNGNTGGGQSLPIKAPLSGVVQRVTVAPGSLVTANTVLLELASLNKVWVRVPLFVGDLRRLGKDQAVTVRPLNGGAARQARPVEAPTIGGTAGTATADVFYEIDNTDEAFRPGERVAVDVTLGNAASGATNGMTGAATSTAALTVPTAALLYDASGGQWVYVRTKPLQYVRQRVEVQRAVGDQVVISRGVKAGAEVVTDGAAELFGTEFGGSH, encoded by the coding sequence ATGTACTTCCCCAAGTTTACATTCTCCCTGCTGGCAGCGTCCCGCTGCCTGGCACTGAGTGGCCTGCTCTGTGGCGCAGTTGCCTGCGGCAAAGCTGAAAAGCCCAAAGCCGTCAGCCCTTCCGAGGTTGCAAACCCGGTCAAGGAGTCAGACCTGACCACGGTGACCATTACCGCCGACGCGGAAAAGCGGCTGGGCATTAAAACCGTGGCGGTCAAGACCGACAACGTGCAGGCCACCCGCGAGGTGGGCGGCGAAATCCAGGCCGTACCGGGCCAGGCTGTGACCATCGTGGCCCCGGTGCAGGGCACGCTGCGTGGCGGGGCCAGCCTCACGGCCGGCCAGCGCGTGCGACAGGGGCAAACCCTGTACCAACTGGTGGCACTGCCCGCCGAGCGCGACCTGCTCACGCTGGACCAAGGCACCACCCAGGCCCGCACCCAGCTGCAGGTAGCCCAGGCGCGCCTGCAACGGGCCGAGGCCCTGCTGGCTGACCGCGCGGGCAGCGTGCGCGCCCGCGATGATGCCCGCGCCGACGTGGCCCTGGCCCAGCGGGCCCTGGCCGATGCCCGGGCCCGACAGGGTGCTCTGAACGGCAACACCGGCGGCGGGCAGAGCCTGCCCATCAAAGCACCGTTGAGCGGGGTAGTGCAGCGCGTCACGGTCGCGCCGGGTTCGCTGGTGACGGCCAACACCGTGCTGCTGGAACTGGCCTCCTTGAACAAGGTGTGGGTGCGGGTACCGCTGTTCGTGGGCGACTTGCGCCGCCTGGGCAAGGACCAGGCAGTGACCGTGCGGCCCCTGAACGGCGGCGCGGCCCGGCAAGCGCGGCCGGTGGAAGCGCCCACCATTGGGGGCACGGCGGGCACGGCCACGGCCGATGTGTTCTACGAGATTGACAACACCGACGAGGCCTTTCGCCCCGGCGAGCGGGTGGCCGTGGACGTGACGCTGGGCAACGCGGCCAGCGGCGCCACAAATGGTATGACGGGTGCGGCTACCAGTACGGCGGCGCTGACTGTGCCTACGGCCGCACTACTCTACGACGCCTCGGGCGGGCAGTGGGTGTACGTGCGCACCAAGCCCTTGCAGTACGTCCGCCAGCGAGTGGAGGTGCAACGGGCAGTGGGGGACCAGGTGGTCATCTCGCGGGGCGTGAAAGCCGGCGCCGAAGTCGTGACCGACGGTGCGGCGGAGTTATTCGGAACCGAATTTGGCGGCAGCCACTAA
- a CDS encoding TolC family protein: MPLLLAGCVSTKSAYTRDHVARRLQARGGYELGTARSASALAPALPTLQDGLSEDEAIRLALTRNPAFQADLSTLALAQADLQDAGLLPNPVLSLVTAHGTAPFSMALSLASDLLWQRPSRVGAAQLETQRVAESLVSRGLLVSRDAQVSYTDITLADERLRIAREAIVMRAEVARIVRARYRAGEASELETVAPSADSLRAVDDYYRARRDNRVARLRLLATLGLDSVNADSLRFTAAPVSATLVPPLPTLLDSAYAARPDLWAARVGIEGIGQRLRWERSRVFSFIVSLDARFNNPNPVHLGPGATIGLPLFNRNQGRISRVKAELEQASWQYLTLRQTVNLDVREAYAQYEQATQSVALWERSYLPSLQDALRRSTNAFINGDFPYVQVAETTRQLLDAQQRAADARADQRRALARLRYAVGGRF, encoded by the coding sequence TTGCCGCTGCTGCTGGCCGGCTGCGTCAGCACCAAGTCAGCGTACACCCGCGACCATGTGGCCCGGCGCCTGCAAGCCCGCGGCGGCTACGAGCTGGGCACGGCCCGCAGCGCCAGCGCCCTGGCCCCGGCGCTGCCTACTCTGCAGGACGGCCTGAGCGAAGACGAGGCCATCCGCCTGGCCCTGACCCGCAACCCCGCTTTCCAGGCCGACCTGAGCACGCTGGCGCTGGCCCAGGCCGATTTACAAGACGCTGGTTTGCTTCCCAATCCCGTGCTGAGCCTGGTGACGGCCCACGGTACCGCCCCGTTCTCCATGGCGCTGAGCCTAGCCTCTGACCTGCTCTGGCAGCGGCCGTCGCGCGTGGGGGCCGCTCAGCTGGAAACCCAGCGCGTAGCCGAAAGCCTCGTCAGTCGCGGCCTGCTGGTTAGCCGCGACGCCCAGGTAAGCTACACGGATATCACGCTGGCCGATGAGCGGCTGCGCATCGCCCGTGAGGCCATTGTGATGCGGGCCGAAGTAGCGCGCATCGTGCGGGCCCGCTACCGCGCAGGCGAGGCCAGCGAGCTGGAAACCGTGGCGCCCAGCGCCGATTCCCTGCGCGCCGTCGACGACTACTACCGGGCCCGCCGCGACAACCGGGTGGCCCGCCTGCGCCTGCTGGCTACGCTGGGCCTGGACTCCGTGAATGCCGATTCCCTGCGGTTCACCGCCGCTCCCGTCTCGGCGACTCTGGTGCCGCCCTTGCCGACGCTGCTCGATTCGGCCTACGCTGCCCGGCCCGACTTGTGGGCAGCGCGGGTGGGCATCGAGGGCATTGGCCAGCGGCTGCGGTGGGAACGGAGTCGGGTGTTTTCGTTCATCGTTTCGCTGGACGCCCGCTTCAACAACCCCAACCCGGTGCACCTGGGGCCGGGCGCAACCATCGGCCTGCCCCTCTTCAACCGCAACCAGGGCCGCATTTCGCGGGTGAAAGCCGAGCTGGAACAAGCCTCCTGGCAGTACCTGACCCTGCGCCAGACCGTGAACCTGGACGTGCGCGAGGCCTACGCCCAGTACGAGCAGGCCACCCAGAGCGTCGCCCTGTGGGAGCGGAGCTACCTGCCCAGCCTCCAGGACGCGCTGCGCCGCTCCACCAATGCCTTTATCAACGGCGACTTCCCTTACGTGCAGGTGGCCGAAACCACCCGCCAGTTGCTCGATGCCCAGCAGCGTGCCGCCGACGCCCGCGCGGACCAGCGCCGCGCCCTGGCCCGGCTGCGCTACGCTGTGGGCGGCCGCTTCTAA
- a CDS encoding phosphatase PAP2 family protein, producing MDLSDLTHLLRHLLRQRRQVVVLLLLGIILPWSAFLKAASEIREGEGFPGDQAFLRWLHAHATPPLDALNLLLTRVGGPQVMAVVTLLIAGFLFWRRSYHQAWFFSWAVGGAMVINLLAKALLGRVRPALWVSLAPETTPSFPSGHAMGSAAVVLALGLILAHSPRRWLLWLPGALFVLGVGISRMYLGVHYPSDVLAGWIASVGWVTSVYLLFNRSTLLR from the coding sequence ATGGATCTCTCTGATCTGACTCACCTCCTGCGCCACTTGCTCCGGCAGCGGCGCCAGGTGGTAGTACTCCTGCTACTAGGCATTATCCTGCCTTGGAGCGCGTTTCTGAAGGCCGCCTCAGAAATCCGGGAGGGGGAAGGCTTCCCTGGCGACCAGGCCTTTCTGCGGTGGCTGCATGCCCATGCTACGCCCCCGCTGGACGCCCTCAACCTGCTGCTGACCCGGGTCGGCGGACCCCAGGTAATGGCCGTTGTGACCCTGCTCATTGCGGGTTTCCTGTTCTGGCGCCGCTCTTACCACCAAGCCTGGTTTTTCTCGTGGGCAGTTGGAGGCGCTATGGTTATCAACCTGCTGGCGAAGGCGCTGTTAGGCCGGGTCCGACCGGCACTCTGGGTATCTCTGGCTCCGGAAACGACGCCTAGCTTTCCCAGCGGCCACGCCATGGGGTCGGCGGCGGTGGTGCTGGCGTTGGGGCTGATACTGGCCCACTCGCCCCGGCGCTGGCTGCTGTGGCTGCCGGGGGCACTGTTTGTGCTGGGGGTGGGCATTTCGCGCATGTACCTGGGCGTACACTATCCTTCCGATGTGCTAGCGGGCTGGATTGCGTCCGTTGGCTGGGTGACGAGTGTATACCTGCTTTTCAACCGGTCCACCCTGCTAAGGTAA
- a CDS encoding phosphatase PAP2 family protein: protein MRIASSCRAVFAAIVLSLSMPAYAQIPQNPPTPAADSLHKFEVPAAAAPPASKPWYKGKLVKASIVPALLIGYGAYTFNGGGFYTNQQANRDIHKLFPTYRTRLDDILIFAPYAELGLVALSGVESRDDRLNTLLVIGKSELFMLASVFAVKNLTRETRPDGSDNLSFPSGHTAQAFLAASIVHTEFRDKSQWYGIGAYTIATSVAALRMINNKHWQSDVVAGAGFGILSAHLGYLTHRNRWGRQPRLVGLNVAPAYFGGGTSGLTLSWRAH, encoded by the coding sequence ATGCGTATTGCATCGTCTTGCCGCGCCGTTTTCGCGGCGATAGTTCTGAGCCTGTCCATGCCGGCCTACGCCCAGATTCCCCAGAATCCGCCCACGCCGGCCGCGGACTCACTGCACAAATTCGAGGTGCCCGCGGCGGCGGCACCACCAGCTTCCAAACCCTGGTACAAGGGCAAACTGGTGAAGGCCAGCATTGTGCCCGCGCTGCTTATCGGCTACGGGGCCTATACCTTCAACGGGGGAGGCTTTTACACTAATCAGCAAGCCAACCGCGACATTCACAAGCTGTTTCCCACCTACCGTACGCGGCTGGACGACATCTTGATTTTTGCCCCCTATGCCGAGCTGGGATTGGTAGCCCTCTCGGGAGTAGAGTCACGCGACGACCGGCTGAACACCCTGCTGGTTATCGGCAAGTCGGAGTTATTCATGCTGGCATCCGTATTCGCGGTCAAAAACCTAACTCGGGAAACCCGCCCCGACGGTTCTGATAACCTTTCCTTCCCGTCAGGGCATACGGCCCAGGCGTTCTTGGCCGCTAGCATCGTGCACACGGAGTTCCGCGACAAAAGCCAGTGGTATGGCATTGGTGCTTATACTATCGCTACCAGCGTAGCGGCCCTGCGCATGATCAACAACAAGCACTGGCAGAGCGACGTGGTGGCGGGCGCGGGCTTCGGTATTCTCTCCGCACACCTGGGCTATCTTACCCACCGCAACCGCTGGGGCCGGCAGCCGCGCCTGGTAGGCCTGAACGTGGCTCCGGCCTATTTTGGCGGTGGCACATCCGGCCTGACGCTGAGCTGGCGCGCTCATTAA
- a CDS encoding efflux RND transporter permease subunit: MAQHFTPTPLHVSSCTGLIMVVDIIGENAIFTLQPFSDNRAEGNPVDQAIGYAIVARLRPKLMTALAAISALLTLAIAVIGGYCWPCPCF; encoded by the coding sequence CTGGCGCAGCACTTCACCCCCACTCCCCTCCATGTAAGCTCGTGCACCGGCCTGATTATGGTGGTGGACATCATCGGGGAGAATGCAATCTTCACGCTGCAGCCATTTTCTGACAACCGCGCCGAGGGTAACCCCGTGGACCAGGCCATCGGCTACGCTATTGTCGCCCGCCTGCGGCCTAAGCTGATGACCGCGCTGGCCGCTATTTCTGCCTTACTGACCCTGGCCATTGCCGTTATTGGGGGCTACTGCTGGCCCTGCCCCTGCTTTTAG
- a CDS encoding AAA family ATPase, with amino-acid sequence MIYTVGGIKGGSGKTTIATNLTIYLLQQGRDVILIDADDQESATDFTSFRHQSLDGDLGYTAVKVTGRELNAQVQRLATKCDDIVIDTGGRDTVSQRSALTISHVYLVPFAPRSLDIWTLRKVENLIAEVAPFNPGLCSLTFINKADARGTYKEEAAELLRGSEYLQFLETSVGNRISFANAAAAGLGVLEMKSTDDKATAEINELCQSMQAAIEATRK; translated from the coding sequence ATGATCTACACAGTAGGTGGCATTAAAGGAGGCAGTGGTAAAACCACGATAGCAACGAATCTGACGATCTACCTGCTCCAGCAAGGCCGTGACGTCATCCTCATTGATGCCGACGATCAGGAGTCGGCTACGGACTTCACGTCTTTTCGTCACCAGTCACTAGACGGCGACTTGGGTTACACCGCCGTTAAAGTGACGGGCCGCGAACTCAATGCTCAGGTGCAGCGCTTGGCCACGAAATGCGACGACATTGTCATTGATACTGGTGGCCGGGATACCGTCAGCCAGCGCTCGGCTCTGACCATCTCGCACGTGTACCTGGTTCCATTTGCTCCCCGCTCGCTCGACATCTGGACGCTACGCAAAGTGGAGAACCTGATAGCCGAGGTAGCTCCATTCAATCCCGGGTTGTGTTCGCTCACCTTCATCAACAAGGCCGACGCCCGCGGCACCTACAAGGAAGAAGCGGCGGAGTTGTTGCGGGGCTCTGAGTACCTGCAGTTCCTAGAGACATCGGTAGGCAATCGTATCTCCTTTGCTAATGCTGCAGCTGCTGGGCTGGGTGTATTGGAGATGAAATCCACAGATGACAAAGCCACCGCCGAAATCAACGAGCTGTGCCAGAGCATGCAAGCAGCAATAGAAGCAACTAGAAAGTAA
- a CDS encoding Fic family protein, which translates to MSEWEEIERLTALVNQLPEADRLSRQQLNHVLVSAHSTMIEGSRVTVQSAFDFLVKEEAVIDPTLPWDGYDMLADHAQALDMALQWADEKRPVSVQLLQEMAGAVMRTTGLRTNSILGSTDAARGDFRVDKVSIMGASSFPNAQKVPAMVEQLTQRLRQRMNTATTLQDQLYIAFDAHQQLVSIHPFNDGNGRTSRLLMNYIQQYFGQPLTVVFREDKREYFAALEASRQSEDLDVFRIFMVSQHIKSLNHYFLSS; encoded by the coding sequence ATGAGTGAGTGGGAGGAAATTGAGCGTCTGACAGCCTTGGTAAACCAACTGCCCGAGGCGGACCGGCTATCACGTCAACAGTTGAACCACGTGCTAGTATCGGCCCACTCAACGATGATCGAGGGGTCGCGGGTAACCGTACAGTCGGCCTTCGACTTCCTGGTGAAGGAAGAGGCTGTCATCGATCCGACATTGCCGTGGGATGGCTACGACATGCTGGCCGACCACGCGCAGGCATTGGATATGGCCCTGCAGTGGGCCGACGAGAAGCGCCCCGTCTCGGTGCAACTGCTGCAGGAGATGGCCGGCGCCGTGATGCGGACCACCGGATTGCGGACCAACAGCATCCTGGGTAGTACGGATGCTGCCCGGGGCGACTTCCGCGTCGACAAGGTATCCATCATGGGTGCCAGTTCATTCCCCAATGCCCAGAAAGTCCCTGCCATGGTGGAGCAGCTTACTCAGAGGCTCCGTCAACGCATGAATACCGCCACAACGCTGCAGGACCAACTGTACATTGCCTTTGATGCACACCAGCAGCTTGTAAGCATCCATCCATTCAATGACGGCAACGGCCGCACCTCCCGTCTGCTGATGAACTACATCCAACAGTATTTCGGGCAGCCTCTTACTGTTGTGTTCCGCGAGGACAAGAGAGAATACTTCGCAGCGTTGGAGGCCAGCCGTCAGAGTGAGGATTTAGATGTGTTTCGAATATTCATGGTATCCCAGCACATTAAATCATTGAATCACTATTTTTTGAGCAGCTAG